CCACGGGCGAGGCACGAGTGTACGCCCCGATCGCGTACAGCTGCAACACAAATCGCAACGAGTCCTTGTTCAGGGATCAGCACATCGATTTCTCCTACACGCCGTTCGCCGTGTCGGCGACGCGTAATGTTCTCATCGCCGTCGGCTTGGAAGCCGAGGCTCAACTGATATTCTCTCTGTTTACCTACCAAACCCCTTTCACTTGCCGTGCACAAGATTTCGACCGCACGCCGCTCGCGAGGAACGGGTCGTGCAAGGGGTTGAGCTGCTGCGAGCAGACCCTCCCGGCCGACCAGGGCTCCGGCAGGTTTTCCATGTTGTGGGTCAACCCCGTGCACGACCACTTTATCTGGGAAACCACGCCCTGCTCCTACGGCATGCTGGTGGACAAGTCATGGTACAACTTCTCTACGCCCGACATGTACGGCGACAAGACGCTACTCAAAAGGTTCCCCCGGGGCGTCCCCTTGGCGCTTGATTTCGCCGCCGGGGACACTTGGTGCCCGGTGGAAGGACAGCCGCTGCCTCCGCACTACGCCTGCGTCAGCGGCAACAGCTCCTGCGCCAACGTGACAATAGAAATAGATAGTCCAGGCTATGTCTGCAAGTGCTGGGACAATTACACTGGCAACCCTTACATCGCTCACGGATGCCAAGGTACATACACACATACTACATATGAGTACATACATGCATACAAGAAATTGTCTGTCCTTACCAATTAATATAATTCGTTAACTCCCCCGAGTGTTGTGTTTATTCTTCAGACATTGATGAATGCAAGTTCCCGGAAGTGTATCCCTGCTCAAATGGCGGGATTTGCAAAAACAGGCCCGGAGGCTATGACTGTCCATGCAAATTCGGAATGAAAGACGATGGCAAAGGGGGGGCCTGCACAGATGTATTCCCCCCAGCAGCAAAGCAGGCGACTGTGGGTAAGCTACCACGTTGTATACTAGACTGCACTAATTAAGATGTATCCCCCTGTTGCAGGCCAATCTAAATCATCAACATAGAAACACATGTATGACATAGGCACTGCCTGTGTCCGGATCTCTTGCtgcatatctatatctatacctaataataataataaagggcTTCCGTCACCCTTTTATATTCGTCAATTTTGTGTTAACCATAAAGATTGACAACTGAGATTTAAAAGGATTTATCGTCCGTCGCTCCTTTTCTTCATACGTCATCCATCTGCATCTTTTTCGTCCTTCACGGTACAAGCCCAATTGAACAGACCAGAAAGGAAACCTTCCCGGATTGAATCGGCATCCAATATCGTCTACTGCCCTGATTGCTTCTTCTTTCCGCTGCACACAACATCTCCATATATACATATATAGTCCTCCTGAGCTGTCGTTCCGTTAGAATTATGATGGACCTGGCTTCCACCGCGCCCTAGCCGACCGCCAGATTTGCCTTCCCCATCCTCGCTGCGGCCCTTCCTTCACGCCGTTAGCTCTGAGGAGGCCGACGCCGCCATCACGTCGATCTCGCTCAACGCAAGAATCACACTCGCATGGGAATTTCATGCCATGGTTCTGCGGATCGGAAGCGGTTCCAAGGTGgcagagggaggaggcggcggcttcgATGAGGTggagcggcagcaccatctgcacgcACATCTACTTGCGTCGCCATCCGACAAAAGAGACTATTTAATTCTTATGTTGATAGTTCTAGTGGTAATTTGTTCTAGATTCCAAGTTGATGAACAAAAGTAACTATTTAATTCGTATGCTGAAACTTTCTGCTAGATTTGTAATTGTGAATTTAGTTATATAAACTAAGTTTGTTTCTTGTCCATCTAGGTGTAATAGGTGGTATTCTTCTCATGGTGATTCTGTGGTTTACTGTTATTCTTCGCAAAGAGAAAAAGAAGACAAAAGAATTCTACAAAAAGAACGGCGGCCCGGTATTAGAGAAAGCAAAAGgcattaaaattttcaaaaagggGGAGCTCAAGCCAATTTTAAAGAATAGCAACATAATTGGAAAAGGTGGATTTGGTGAAGTTTACAAGGGCCTTCTTGACAATAAAGAAGTTGCAATAAAGAAGCCGATCAATGGTAGCGTGCGAGAGAATGAACAATTTGCAAATGAAATCATCATCCAATCTCAAGTCATCCACAAGAACATTGTTAGGCTCATTGGTTGTTGCCTTGAAGTTGAAGCCCCCATGCTGGTCTACGAGTTTATCTCCCAAGGTAGCCTCCATGACATTCTTCACAACAAGAATAACAAGGCGGCTCTCAACTTGGATGCACGTTTAAGTATCGCTGCACAGTCAGCGGATGGTCTAGCTTATATGCACTCACAAGCAAACACTAGAATTCTACACGGTGATGTCAAACCAGCAAATATACTCTTGGATGATAACTTTATAGCCAAGATTTCAGACTTCGGCATATCTAGGCTGCTTGCGAGAGACGAGGAACACACTGCATCAATCATCGGCGACATAAACTATATGGATCCGGTATATCTACAAGAAGGCCTACTAACCGAAAAAAATGATGTCTACAGTTTCGGAGTTGTGATCCTGGAGCTTATCAGTGGCAGGAGGGCCATACACTCTGAGAATAATAGCTTGGTAAAGAGTTTCCTTGAAGTCCATAAGGAACAGAAGAAAGCGACCGAACTTTTTGACAAGGAAATTGCAATAGCAGAAGATTTAGAGCTTCTTGATAGTCTAGCAGGTATGGCCATGGAATGCCTTAGCCTTGATGTAGATCAAAGACCAACAATGATGGAGGTAGCTAGGCAACTACACATACTGGGTCGATTTCGTAAGGTGCAAGACGTTTGACaaaattaatccttaaggaggtgTCTTTTGGTTAGGAGAAAATTTGTAACTGCATTTCTAAGGTAGCCGAGTGTTTGTGCACTGCATTTGTAACCGTATTTCTAAGGAGGCAGTACGCTTGTATGCTGCATTTGTAACCGTGTGTCAAAGAACTACATTTTTTTTTACCAAATTTGTAACTGTGTTACAGATAGTACGTCGTATTTTCTTGCACCTGTAGAGTTTCAACGTACTTTACAGGTTGTATGAAAAACCTTTGCCTCCTTTTCCCCCTCACTTTCTCTCACCTGTCCCGTGCTGCATAATTAGTATGCTCACCGTCATGTTTAATGAGGTAATCGTATTCAAATAGTACATGCTATCGAATATTATCCAACACGCTGAAGAGCAAGTCCGTATTGTCCGAGAAAATCTGAAGGCGGCTCAAGACCGCCAGAAGAGCAATTACGATC
The sequence above is drawn from the Triticum aestivum cultivar Chinese Spring chromosome 7A, IWGSC CS RefSeq v2.1, whole genome shotgun sequence genome and encodes:
- the LOC123150361 gene encoding wall-associated receptor kinase 3 is translated as MSTMPNSSQFHSHQHHLLLVLPVILILVVVSPLLAAAAEAEAQGQQPMARPGCPDKCGNMSIPFPFREGFQVLCNHSSDSDPPRAFLAGSTRFKGSQIYSDSSWSSSLELVSISVATGEARVYAPIAYSCNTNRNESLFRDQHIDFSYTPFAVSATRNVLIAVGLEAEAQLIFSLFTYQTPFTCRAQDFDRTPLARNGSCKGLSCCEQTLPADQGSGRFSMLWVNPVHDHFIWETTPCSYGMLVDKSWYNFSTPDMYGDKTLLKRFPRGVPLALDFAAGDTWCPVEGQPLPPHYACVSGNSSCANVTIEIDSPGYVCKCWDNYTGNPYIAHGCQDIDECKFPEVYPCSNGGICKNRPGGYDCPCKFGMKDDGKGGACTDVFPPAAKQATVGVIGGILLMVILWFTVILRKEKKKTKEFYKKNGGPVLEKAKGIKIFKKGELKPILKNSNIIGKGGFGEVYKGLLDNKEVAIKKPINGSVRENEQFANEIIIQSQVIHKNIVRLIGCCLEVEAPMLVYEFISQGSLHDILHNKNNKAALNLDARLSIAAQSADGLAYMHSQANTRILHGDVKPANILLDDNFIAKISDFGISRLLARDEEHTASIIGDINYMDPVYLQEGLLTEKNDVYSFGVVILELISGRRAIHSENNSLVKSFLEVHKEQKKATELFDKEIAIAEDLELLDSLAGMAMECLSLDVDQRPTMMEVARQLHILGRFRKVQDV